AATGGTCGGATAGACCGCTGCAGATCAGTGAGTAATTTTTGGGCAGCTTCGTACGTACCAATTGCACCAAATTCAAACGGTATAGCAATAGGTGTTGGGTTCACGCTACTCTGTTCTGCAGAAATTTCTTGGTCTGCTCCTGTAATGCTCTCTACGGACATACCAGCACCAGTAATGATGCCATCTATACTGGTGGTAAGGGCCGGAAAGTCGTATTTACTTGGTAGTGCATCGAGCACAATTTTGCTATTTTTTTCTGATGTGCCCAGCACAGATTCTGGACTTTCATCAAACGCCGCAAACGAGACAACAAGCTGATCTTTTGCGTCTATGTTTTCTTTAAGCTGTTTATTGGCAACATTTCTTTTGCTAATCACTTTGTTTTGGTAGCTAATCTTATCTATTAAAGCCTTACTGGCAAATAAGCTAAATACGACAATGGCTGCAGCCACCGCAGCGGCAACAATAACTGTGGTGTTTGCCTTATCTACCAATACGTGCTTGGTAGATAGCTGGCCAAAGCCCTTTGGTAATGCACGTGCCATTATTGAGCCTCCTGTGAATCTGAGCTAGGTGCAAATATTGTGCTAGATGGTAACTGTGTTTGTGACCGAGTAGTCGTAATATTAGGAATAAGCAATTTTATATCTGTATTTGCAGAAGAAAATAGTTGATCGCTAAACTTAAAATCAATCGTAAAGGTATAACCTTTTTCTGATTTGCTAAACGATGATAATACTACTTCGCTAAACGCATATTGCTTTTCTTGGTTTTCTTGTATTGGTGCGATTTCTGTGAACTTTAAGGTGTCTACATATTTATTCACAAGTTCTATGCTTGGTGCTTCGCCATCTACAGACCACGTAAAATCTTCGTTATTAATGACGTACTTTTCTAGTACCACAGAGTCTGGAGTTGTTTGCTGCAAGTACGTAAATAATCGTTCCATAACTGGCTTAGATTCATGCAATGGGGTGAGTGCAAAAAGCTGGTTTTGAATGGTAAGTATTTTGTCTAAATCTTTTACGTCTTTAATATTTTGTTCACTTTTAGCTATGTCGTTTTTTAGATTATTAAGCTGAAGTTGCTGAGTACCATACGCCACGCTAGCTAACAAACCAACCACGCCAAGAGACACGGCCACCGCGATAATAGAAATAGTTATAACAGTACGCTTTGTGCGTTGTGCTTTTACGTATTCTGCTTTAATGCTTGGTAGTAAGTTAATCTGTATCATTCTATTCGCTCCGCCAAGCCTGCTGCCACACCAAAATGGTTGCTTACAGAAAGTAGTTCGTTTTGTTTATCTGCTGGGAAAGTGACATTACGCCAAGCGTTGCCTATTTCTACATTGATACCAAACTTATTGGCGATAAACAGCGGGAACTCCGGTAGTGTAGATGCGCCACCGGTGACAACTATCTTTGTAATTGGTGCGTTTGGGTAACGTGTTTGGTAAAACTTAATTGACTTTTCTATTTCTGATACTAATGTTTCTACTGTGCCTATAATTGCAGCGTATATCTGGCCTTCTAGCTTGTCTTTACTTAGGCCAAATTTATAAACAAACTGCTCGGCTTGTTTATCGTCTATGCCAAGCCCTTGCATAGCAGCTTTTATAATAGCGTCCGAACCTGTGGGGATAGACCTGTTAAGTTTTGGCGTACCGCCGGCAACAATGACGAGGTCTGAATAATTTGTACCAATGTCTACGACTACTTGTGGAGCGGTATCATCACTACTGGTCATGGCTCGCGCTAGTGCAATGGTGTCTGGTTCAAAGGCAATAACATTTAACCCAATTGCTTCTAGTGTGTCTAGACGTTGCTCTACATAAGTGTTGGCAACACTAGAAATAAGTACTTCTACTTTGTTGGCATCTACTGGTGAATCACCCAATAGCGCCCAGTCTATTTTACTTTCGTCTAGTGGCGTGGGTATGAGTGTGTCTGCCTGAAATTTAATATTTTTGGCAAGTTCAGATGGGCTAAGGCGTTCTATGTCTACAACAGTAGTAAAAACACGTTGCGATGGCAAACCAACCGTCACATTTTTAGTATTCACTCGTGCTTGGGCGACGAGCTCTTTTATAATGCTGGCTACTTTTTGTTGATCTGCTTTTGCGTCTGATAGAACTAATTTTGTATCTATAGGGGTAAGTGCGTATTTTACTAGCGCTTTTACGGGCCCACTTCCTCTTAATTGTACTAGGCGGATTGCCGACGTTCCAATATCAAGGCCAAAAAAGTCTGAGACGCCACTTAGGACACTCATAGTGTTTATTCTAAAGCATAACCGCTACACAAGCAAACAAATTATAGTTATTTTACAACTTTGGTGGTACCACAAACATGGCATCCACGGTATCGCCAGGAGTGCTTTGGTTTTTAAGGTATGGTTTAGCAAAATATAAATATGCTGGGTAGTTAATAATTTCTGCTGATTTGCCAGTATTGTTTGGCATGTTACCTCTATCTGCACAGTTTTGTATGCCCTTACTAACGTTGCAGTTTTGCTGCTCGTCACCTGGTGAGGTATTTAAGTACCTACTACCACCGCCTCTTCTAAAATCTATAGTAGGTGCAGAAACCGCTCCATTTATATTTAAAGGCACCCTACAGGTTGAATGTATCTGATTTTGCCCTACCTTTGCAGCTGGGCCATAACCTGCGTATCCACAGGTATATATACCTGTTTTAGAAACTAAAATTGCATCTATGCGCTTAACATTGTTATCTACTACAATGGGACCTTCGGAAATAATTAAAAGCACACCAGTCTTTGCAGGATCCGTATAATTTGCTGCACTAGTAAGATTGATGACATCACCTACAATCATCAACATCTTATCTGTAGGATTGACGGCCGTTATTTTTTTGGTATATGTAGTTACTCCACTGCCAAAAGTATCACCCCAGCCTAATACGGGTATGCCACCATTATCTTTAGCCCAGTCAGGAACAGGCAATGAGTTATTGGTGGGAGTTAAAGAAGTAGCTTTTTTTATAATATAACAACCGTCTTCAGTAGCATTGAGCCCGCCACTCTCAATTTCACCACATGTTTTTGGCAAATTCCCAGTTACATCTGTATACACTTGGTTGGCATTTTTACCTGATATAGCTTTTGAGCCAGAGGCATCTAGACCATCTGGTGGTACAGGGTTAATGGTACGAAACGCCGATGTATCTATAGTAACTGTACCAAACGCTAACGCTGCATATTGGTCTACACTACCCCTTTTAGTGGTACCACTAGGGTTATCTGTAGAATTAAAGCGTATATCGCCTGCTGTCGCATATATGTCATTACCGTAAAAACGAGCAAAGGGGACTTCATAGACGAGGATTTCACCACATTTTTGTTGTTCATTATTAACACTTAGGCAATATTTAATACCGCTGAGGCCTGGGGCTGATTGGTTGAGCTGACCGATAATTGCTGCAGGAATTGGAATAACATTTGTCGGCGGATTGCAGCCATAAGCCCCACCATACCAAAAACCAGTACCCGCAGGTGATGACACTCCACCAATGCTCCAACTAAATGGTATCCGTATCGGGGTCGACGGGCAACTTCCGCCGTTATTTACTTTTACATCAGCTTCGTTGATAGAAATGCTTTCGCTGCCCTTCTCGTAGCTAACAGTAGTAGGCACATCACCGTCAGGGTCAATAATGTGCACACAATCACTAGTGCTCGTTGTAGCGTCACTATTCCAGCTTGTTGGTGTGAATGATAACGTATCACAATAATTACCTACATTATTCATTACAATAGACCGTGCTGGTACCGTTCCAACACCTGTTTGTCTCTTGGTGCCTACGTTCGAATCAGTAGGTATATCGTATGATGTGTAATCATCTGCCATACCTGTATCACCCGTAACATCGCCGTCAATAGATTCATCGTTTTTATCTGGGCCAATGTTTTCTATAGAATGAGAATAACTAACCGTTTGCCCGGTAAAAGCTGTGCGTTGTCTGCTAGCACTACCAGAAATAGTCCATTTAGGGGGGTTGTTACATGGCGGCTGTTCATTCATCGGGAACACCATGAGTGATAAATAATTTTGAGCATTAAGATCGTTAATAGTTAATTTGTAATTTATACCACGTTTAATTGTATACTTTAACCATGCAAAATTATCAGAACTCTCCCAATTACTTGCTTGGGTTGCGTCATGCAAAGGTTTGTATCTATTTGCGTCAGTTTTATCCCAACCTACCTCTTTAGCCCATTTGCTTGCAGATGTGCTTGTATCTATAGCTTTCATTCGATTGCCGGTGTCTTTTCTTGTAAGCCCAAAGTATAAATCTTTAAAAACATAACCATCAAGTACTTTACCCCTACCATTATTTGATCCGTCATAATCAAATGTTTTTCGATTATAAGGAGCTCCAGGGCTGTTATTATCTTGTGCGCCCCTAGCATTGTTATCTGCATAATTATCTATGTCATATGCGTAAATTATTCCTGTTTCATTAGAAGTCGAATAACAATTTAAATTCATATTGATATTTATGTCGGTGTATACAGAGCTGTCTGTGGAGTCTATCGCTATGGGGACTGTATAATCATAGCTGAGACTGCCTACAAAACCGATATGCTTTGCTTCATCCACCTGTACCTTAAACTTCATACTGCTTTCGTCAGGAGGGCTATTCATTTTAATAGTAAACATGTATTTTGTTAAAGCTAACTGAGAATCATAAAAAGCGCCAGCAATATCATAAGAAACTTTAAATTCATTATCATTGTCTTTACAATCACGCGTAGTGCTATTAATGCTATTCCCAAATATATCAATTCTATCAAATGTGTATTTAAATTTTTTCACACAATTTAAGTTATCTAGAATTACTTTAAATGTGCGATCTTTAGTTGTGGTGGTATTCCCATCCATGTACACCGCAAAAGACATTGCCGTATCTACGTGTTTAGAATCATCCCTGGCAAGCTTTATAGATATTGGTTCGTTCGACCACTGAGTACCCGGCCATTTTAAGGCCAATGCAGAATTACCAAATGCAAATAATGAAAAGCTTATTAACAAAAATAGTGATAATACTTTGTAGTGCATAGCTTTCATCATAATGTATCCTTAAGGGTCGCATAATACTGTATTAAGCTAGATAAGCTTTGCTGGCTGTCTGGTGGCACTTCTGTCATTCTTTGGTTGAGCATGACTACTAGTTCGCCTGCTACGGCGCGCGCTTCTTGTTTATAGCCATTCGCAATCAGCGAAGTTACCAACCACTCAGAGGCCTCAATACTAAGTTTAATACCCTGGGGTTGAATTTGGTTTATATAGATCTCTGCTGTGCGGCGTGTATCTTCTAAGGCAGTTAGTTTTGATACGATTGATTCGTAGTATTCGGTCTTCTGGGTAATAGAAGCATCGCTTGGTAATTTTTGCTGAAGTAGGCTATCTAATGAACCCGCTACATCATCAAGTTGGAGTTGAGGCTCGGGGAAGACTAATTTATCATCACTACGATTAATATACCAAGCGCCAGTGGCTACCAACAGTATCAATGCACAAAGGCTAATCACGATAATAAATATATTTTTACGATTTTTAAGAATAGTAAATTTCGAGCTGGACCCAACGCTACTTACAATTGTTTTACTGTTTTGCGTTGCTGAAGGGCGCTTGGCGAGCGCAATGTCTTTATTGGTTGGTTTTTTATGGTGTTTCATATAAATATTAGTGGGTTTCTTATAATTAAGTTAATCATAAGCATTAAATTTAAGCAAAAAAATACGGGTGCCCCAGCTGGGCTGGTGCTCGGTATTAGCGAGCACACAGCACACAGCTAGGACACCCTTGCTACCGTTAAGCTTTCAGCTTAACGGTCTTGGCCTTGTAGGGTCCGCCGACTTCGCGGACCGTGATCTTGACCTTGGCCTTCTTGGTCTTGGGCTTGACCTTGAAGGTGCACTTAGCAGACGTTACCATCCGCTTCTTGGGCTTGACTTTCGCCTTGCCCTTCACAACCTTGGTCTTGCACTGCCACTTGGTGGCGGTGCCAGACTTCCAGGTCGCCTTGACCTTGGTCTTCTTTACCTTGACCTTCAGGCCTTTGACAGCCTGAGGTTGTGGTACTGACTGGGTCGGCGTCACTGTCGGTGTTACCGTTGGTGTCGGCTCCACCGTTGGGGTGGGTGTTGGCGTCACCGTCGGTGTTACCGTTGGTGTCGGCTCTACCGTGGGGGTTGGCGTTGGTGTCGGCTCAACCTCGCACAGAACCAATGAGAATATTCCGGTACTCTGAGTCCCGAGGTTCTCCGTAAAGAGACGGCCTTCCATAAATATCTCTACACCACGAGGTAACTGCCTTCTCACAGTGAGTATCTTTGGGCCTACCTCTCCTGACACCAAACCGTCCATTGACACCAGGTCTCCGTACGGTCCTATGAACGTCATCAGGCTACCCGTACCTGAGTTAGCCGGTAGCACGAAATCTGCTACCAGGGCATCTTCGTCACAATCGTACCAGACTGTTAGCCCAAAGTCGGGCTCTTCTGCCGTAGCTGGGGTGGTTCCGAGCACCCCGGCCAGAATGAGCGTCACCGTTCCCAGCAACGCCCAAAGGATCTTCGGAATGTTTTTCAACATCCGAATCACCTCCTTCCTAATTGTCATTCTTCATCGGCCAGGGTGGCCAAGGAAGCTTCTAGGCCCTACATGTATTGCTACACATAGAACACTCGTGTAATATAATACCAGCTTTTAACTAAAAAGTAAATAGCAACGCGCTTATGTAGTTGCAAAAAATGTAATCGCGTTTAAAAAATGGTTATTTTGGCAAAGATACGTTTGCTTTTTTAGCAATATGCACTATAGCTTTATAAGCCTCTACAATTTGATCTTCTAAAGGTTGCTGCTGATACTTACTTACAGCTGGGTCTTTTTTGGCCAATATTTTATAAATTTCTTTCACATCGTTTTCTAGTGCTTCTAGGCGACCTTCTATATTTTCTAGGCGGTTATTCGTTTGCGCCTGGGCCGTTTCTATATTTGTTACACGAGATTCTAAACTACCTAATCTGCTTTCTACTTTATCTAAACGTTTGTCTACCATATCTAAACGTTTGTCTACCATATCTAAACGTTTGTCTACCTTATCTAAACGTTCGTCTACTTTATCTAAACGTTTGTCTACTTGTTCGAACCGCTCGTCTACCTGGGTTGCAAAATCACTAATTATTTCTGCTAAGCTATTGACTGCTTTGTTTATAGCTTTATCAACAATTTCTTGTACGTCTTGTTTGGTCGCGTAGTCACTCATATTATAGAAATTGTAGCACGCAAGCTACGCTTTAGTAAAAAGCAATATTGCACAGCCGTTCTTGCCTAAATGTTATCTTTTAAGTATACTTATAAAATAACTTTAAGGACATACTATGACAATTATTGGCTTAAAAGAACTTTCACAAAACGCTGGTAAAATTGCAGAGCGTGTAGCAAATGGCGAACGTTTTACTGTTGTTAAAAGGTCAAAGCCGGTGTTTGAGATATTGCCCCCTAGCACTACGGCCGATAACGAACTGGCTGAATGGACCAAGGACGCTATAAAACAATACCGCCCCGCTCTAGACGCTTTGAGTAAAAAGTAATGCGATACATTAGTGCAGACGATATTGTATTTATTCATGATGTCATCATAGTTGAAACAGGCGGTGCTTTAGGGGTAAGAGAGCCTGGGCTGTTGCTATCGATAGCAGAAAAACCAAAGACTCGTTTTGGTACGTACGATTTATACCCAGATATATACGTGAAAGCTGCCTCGCTATATGAAAGCATTTGTAATTACCATGTATTTATAGACGGTAATAAAAGAACGGCGGTACTAACTATGTATCGGTTTTTATATTTAAATGGCTGTATATTGCTTGCAGATAATAAGACTATAGAAGAATACACTCTTTATATAGTAAACAATAAGCCAGACATCACAGAAATTGCTAAATGGATAAAAAAGCATAGCAGAAAGGCAAAAAATATATGAGTGTAAGTATTGGAATCGTTGGCCTACCTAACGTAGGTAAAAGTACCCTGTTTAATGCGTTAACCAATAATAATATATTGGCTGCAAACTACCCTTTTGCGACCATAGAGCCAAATACAGGGATTGTACCAATACCCGACCCACGGCTAGATGCGCTTGCCAAGCTTTATAACAGTAAAAAAATCATCCCCGCTACGGTAAAATTTACCGATATTGCCGGCTTAGTTGCCGGTGCCAGTAAGGGCGAAGGTTTAGGCAACCAGTTTTTAAGCCATATCCGTGAATGTGCAGCGATTGTGCAGGTGGTACGTGGCTTTACTGACCCAAATGTTGTTCATGTAGACAATACCCATAACCCAGCCAACGACATAGACGTCATAAACACCGAGCTTGTACTGGCAGATTTGCAAACACTAGATAAAGTATTGCCCCGATTACAAAAAGAAGCTCGCACTAACCCAAAATTGAAACCGCAGCTCGATATTTTAAAAGAAGTCCAAGCTATTCTTGACGCTGGCAAACCACTATATAGCGATGAAGGTTTAAGGTTAGAGGTTATAGGTTATAGAGAGCTGCAACTACTTACGGCAAAACCTATAATTTATTTGTTCAATGTAGATGAAGACAGCCTTAGTAATGCAGCTGTGCAAACAAAACTTGCACAAATGGTTTTACCAAACGCTGCCTTGTTTGTTAATGCCAAGCTAGAAGATGAACTACGGAGCCTAGACGAGGCCGAAAGAACAGAGATGCTGGCAGAATATGGTGTACAAGAATCTGGGCTTGTTCAGCTTATACACGCTGCTTATGAAACATTGGGTTTACAAAGCTACTTAACCGCAGGCGAAAAAGAAGTCCGAGCCTGGACAATAAAAAAAGGCGCTACTGCGCCGCAAGCTGCCGGGGTAATACATGGTGATTTTGAACGCGGCTTTATTGCCGCTGATGTTGTAGACTACCAAGATTTAATTGCAGCCGGGTCACTGGCAGCTGCCCGCGCTGTTGGTAAAGTGCGTACAGAGGGCAAAACTTACGTTATGCAGCCTGGTGACGTCGTAGAATTTAAGTTTAACGTCTAGCAGTGTAAGTGTTACAGGCCAGTTGTGTACCAACAAACACCACTAGGAACGTCCGGGGTGTATCTTTTGTATGAATGTACTGTTTTTGGGAGTTTCTACCAAATGCTGGTAGCGTCTTGCAGCCTGTTTAAATTGTTCCGTGTCGCCCGGTGTCACACCTGCAAGAGCAGCCACAGATAAACCCAAAAGTACCGCTTCCATAATCCGTTCCTTGGGCGATACAGGCACATCTGTTGGCAACACCTCTACTAAGGGCCCTTTTGGCAATGCTTTTTGAAGTAACAGACTACCCCTATGGGCGTGGCCCCAGCTCGCCACAACTACTAAGCGGAGACTACGCGTAGAGAAGCCAAGCTCATCAATGAGCCCTGCGACATTAGCAGCGTTTTCAAACGTGGTTGTAGACGATGGTTCGCCTATTACCTTCGCCTGTGGGTACAAAGTAAGAATATGCTTACGCATGGCATCTGCTTCAGAAATAGGATACTCTTCTTCTGCGGACGGGCCCCAGCCAGATGTTATAGCAAAGTCTGCCTTACCATCTAATAAATGCTCTGCAGCAGTTGTTGCATTAGCAATAGACCTCTCAGAGACTCCAATTGGCGTATTGCCTCGCCCCAATACTACTAAACCTGTAAGGCGATCTGTTGGTGGTATGTGTATATTCTTCATACGTATACTTTACTTCTTTAATGCATAATAAAACGTGTACTAAAAAGTTCTATGTATATACTATTATTATAATACTTTTATAATTATTTGTCAATTCTATCGATTCAATAGCGTTCCAATAAACCTAACCAACGCGTTTTTGCGATGTGTGGCCTTTTCTTCTGTGCGCTCTTGGCGCATCTGTATCATACGCGCAGCTTGGTGTGCTGGTAGCAATAAGCTATTTTGTATCATGTCTATGATTTCATCTACTGTAGTTATTGCGTAGGCACTGCGTAGTGAATCATCAGTTGGCTCTGTGAGACCCGTCGTTAAATCAACCGCTACAGACGGGGCTTTTGCTTGTTTATAGTAAGC
The Candidatus Nomurabacteria bacterium DNA segment above includes these coding regions:
- the ychF gene encoding redox-regulated ATPase YchF, producing the protein MSVSIGIVGLPNVGKSTLFNALTNNNILAANYPFATIEPNTGIVPIPDPRLDALAKLYNSKKIIPATVKFTDIAGLVAGASKGEGLGNQFLSHIRECAAIVQVVRGFTDPNVVHVDNTHNPANDIDVINTELVLADLQTLDKVLPRLQKEARTNPKLKPQLDILKEVQAILDAGKPLYSDEGLRLEVIGYRELQLLTAKPIIYLFNVDEDSLSNAAVQTKLAQMVLPNAALFVNAKLEDELRSLDEAERTEMLAEYGVQESGLVQLIHAAYETLGLQSYLTAGEKEVRAWTIKKGATAPQAAGVIHGDFERGFIAADVVDYQDLIAAGSLAAARAVGKVRTEGKTYVMQPGDVVEFKFNV
- a CDS encoding type II toxin-antitoxin system death-on-curing family toxin, with protein sequence MRYISADDIVFIHDVIIVETGGALGVREPGLLLSIAEKPKTRFGTYDLYPDIYVKAASLYESICNYHVFIDGNKRTAVLTMYRFLYLNGCILLADNKTIEEYTLYIVNNKPDITEIAKWIKKHSRKAKNI
- a CDS encoding type II toxin-antitoxin system prevent-host-death family antitoxin, translating into MTIIGLKELSQNAGKIAERVANGERFTVVKRSKPVFEILPPSTTADNELAEWTKDAIKQYRPALDALSKK
- a CDS encoding YdcF family protein, whose protein sequence is MKNIHIPPTDRLTGLVVLGRGNTPIGVSERSIANATTAAEHLLDGKADFAITSGWGPSAEEEYPISEADAMRKHILTLYPQAKVIGEPSSTTTFENAANVAGLIDELGFSTRSLRLVVVASWGHAHRGSLLLQKALPKGPLVEVLPTDVPVSPKERIMEAVLLGLSVAALAGVTPGDTEQFKQAARRYQHLVETPKNSTFIQKIHPGRS
- the pilO gene encoding type 4a pilus biogenesis protein PilO → MARALPKGFGQLSTKHVLVDKANTTVIVAAAVAAAIVVFSLFASKALIDKISYQNKVISKRNVANKQLKENIDAKDQLVVSFAAFDESPESVLGTSEKNSKIVLDALPSKYDFPALTTSIDGIITGAGMSVESITGADQEISAEQSSVNPTPIAIPFEFGAIGTYEAAQKLLTDLQRSIRPFKIHSVDFTASEGGVVSVKVTGETFYQPAKDLGIQYKKVDKNGKFIGGNEATPPATDTNTTGSSN
- the pilM gene encoding type IV pilus assembly protein PilM, giving the protein MSVLSGVSDFFGLDIGTSAIRLVQLRGSGPVKALVKYALTPIDTKLVLSDAKADQQKVASIIKELVAQARVNTKNVTVGLPSQRVFTTVVDIERLSPSELAKNIKFQADTLIPTPLDESKIDWALLGDSPVDANKVEVLISSVANTYVEQRLDTLEAIGLNVIAFEPDTIALARAMTSSDDTAPQVVVDIGTNYSDLVIVAGGTPKLNRSIPTGSDAIIKAAMQGLGIDDKQAEQFVYKFGLSKDKLEGQIYAAIIGTVETLVSEIEKSIKFYQTRYPNAPITKIVVTGGASTLPEFPLFIANKFGINVEIGNAWRNVTFPADKQNELLSVSNHFGVAAGLAERIE